In the Desulfobulbaceae bacterium genome, CTACCAAACTACAGTTCTAAATAGTGCTGAGGAAGTTCAACTTTATCGCCATGGTTAGGCTGGTCTATGTGTTTAAATTCCAGAGGCTTTCTCTAACCCTGCTGCGCTGGATAAGAGCCTCTACAGTTCTAAATAGTGCTGAGGAAGTTCAACTTTATCGCCATGGTTAGGCTGGTCTATGTGTTTAAATTCCAGAGGCTCTAAAAATCAATCAGTTCAACATCGAACACTAAGGTGGCATTTGGCGGAATCGCGGCGCCTGCGCCTCTTGATCCGTAGCCAAGATCTGGTGGTATGATCAAGGTGCGTTTTTCGCCTTTAGTCATGGTCAGAAAAGCTTCATCCCAACCCTTTATAACCCGGCTCATGCCTACAGGAAACTGGAATGGTTTGCCGCGGTCGACGGACGAATCAAACTTTTTACCATCAATCAGGGTTCCGGTGTAATGGGCTGTTACGTTGTCTCCTGTTTTAGGGGTGGTGCTGCCGGTGCCTTTTTGGGTAACAACATATTTGAGACCGCTTGGGGTAGTTGTGGCATTAGGCCATTTTTCCGTGATTATTTTTTTAGTTTTTTCTATATCGGCGGACTGTTGTGCGGTCTTTTGTGCACTGGCTCCCTTAACATAGGCATCAAAGGCAGCTTGATCGGCCTTGAAGGCCTTCGCTTTCTCGCCAACCCGTGTGATGGTCACGGTTTGTAAAATATCGCCCTTAGCAATCGCATTAACCACATCCATTCCAGTCACAACTTTACCAAAAACAGTGTGCTTACCGTTAAGCCATGGAGTTTCCTTGTGGGTAATGAAAAATTGACTGCCGTTAGTGCCTGGTCCGGCATTTGCCATTGATAGTACGCCGGGGCCATCATGTTTAAGAGAGGGGTCAATCTCATCTGGGAACTTGTAGCCTGGACCGCCTCGGCCGGTGCCCTGCGGATCACCGCCCTGAATCATGAAATCTTTGATAACCCTGTGGAAGGTAAGGCCATTGTAAAATTTAGCACCTTTTTCTTTGGAAGAGTTTTTTGTGCCTTCCGCGAGGCCGACAAAGTTGGCAACCGTCATTGGTGTTTTTTCAAACTCAAGCCTGACGACAATTTCACCTTTGTTGGTTTGCAGTTTAGCATACATTCCGTCAGCAAGTTCTGCTGCCTGCGCGGCAAAGGCTTGTCCTGTGAGGCAAATAAGCGCTATTAAGAAAACGTGCATGGTGCGAAAAAGGGTGTTCATGGGTGTCATCTCCTAAAAGTTACAAATTTAACATGAATGCTTCAGTCAGATTTTCTACTCATTTGCGGCCGTTCTGTCAACCGCGGAGGTGAGGTACAACAAAAAACCGCGCCGCCAAAGAGGCGGCACGGTAGGGGAGGGGGAAGAAAAAATGAACGGTAAAGCATCATGCAGGTGGTTTGGGGGACTACCTGCGTGA is a window encoding:
- a CDS encoding peptidylprolyl isomerase, with amino-acid sequence MNTLFRTMHVFLIALICLTGQAFAAQAAELADGMYAKLQTNKGEIVVRLEFEKTPMTVANFVGLAEGTKNSSKEKGAKFYNGLTFHRVIKDFMIQGGDPQGTGRGGPGYKFPDEIDPSLKHDGPGVLSMANAGPGTNGSQFFITHKETPWLNGKHTVFGKVVTGMDVVNAIAKGDILQTVTITRVGEKAKAFKADQAAFDAYVKGASAQKTAQQSADIEKTKKIITEKWPNATTTPSGLKYVVTQKGTGSTTPKTGDNVTAHYTGTLIDGKKFDSSVDRGKPFQFPVGMSRVIKGWDEAFLTMTKGEKRTLIIPPDLGYGSRGAGAAIPPNATLVFDVELIDF